In Variovorax paradoxus, a single genomic region encodes these proteins:
- a CDS encoding porin — MKRLTRLPALTGRTALRALPALALCTAAHPAWAQAEASTASVQVYGLVDAFVGSMQRSDEKGRTRVLGSGGMTTAYWGVRGAESLGDGLQAQFALESFFQTDTGTFGRNSTDPYFSRNAWVGLSGGFGQVSLGRQTNPMFAASGAFNPFGVSLQFSPFMLHTWQPTYNRAVIGDSVWDNVVQYSSPTFAGLRANLLYGMGEVTNRDSVRNLNLTLNYAAGPFAAVLSMQQAKTGPGFTTAIGRQDAAMLGASYDFKAVQLYGQLLRTRTPDIRLTTDTAQLGAAVPVGAGRFMASVARTERKVTNGAQTHRTTWAAGYDHFLSKRTDLYAVYMRDRLTDFRGNGSVGFGMRHRF, encoded by the coding sequence ATGAAACGACTCACCCGCCTTCCGGCGCTTACCGGGCGCACTGCCCTGCGCGCGCTTCCCGCGCTGGCGCTTTGCACCGCCGCCCATCCCGCCTGGGCGCAGGCCGAGGCTTCCACCGCCAGCGTCCAGGTCTACGGCCTGGTGGATGCCTTCGTCGGCTCCATGCAGCGCAGCGACGAGAAAGGCCGCACCCGGGTGCTGGGCAGCGGCGGCATGACCACCGCCTACTGGGGCGTGCGTGGCGCCGAGAGCCTGGGCGACGGACTGCAGGCGCAGTTCGCGCTGGAGAGCTTCTTCCAGACAGACACGGGCACCTTCGGCCGCAACAGCACCGATCCCTATTTCTCGCGCAATGCGTGGGTGGGGCTGTCCGGCGGCTTCGGGCAGGTGTCGCTGGGCCGGCAGACCAATCCGATGTTCGCGGCCAGCGGAGCCTTCAACCCGTTCGGCGTGTCGCTGCAGTTCTCGCCCTTCATGCTGCACACCTGGCAACCCACCTACAACCGCGCGGTGATCGGCGACAGCGTGTGGGACAACGTCGTGCAATACAGCTCACCCACCTTCGCGGGCCTGCGTGCCAACCTGCTCTACGGCATGGGCGAAGTGACGAACCGCGACAGCGTGCGCAACCTGAACCTGACCCTCAACTACGCGGCCGGCCCGTTCGCCGCGGTGCTGTCGATGCAGCAGGCCAAAACAGGGCCGGGCTTCACCACGGCCATCGGCCGGCAGGACGCCGCGATGCTCGGCGCTTCCTACGACTTCAAGGCGGTGCAGTTGTACGGGCAGTTGCTGCGCACCCGCACGCCCGACATCCGCCTGACCACCGACACCGCGCAACTGGGCGCGGCGGTGCCCGTCGGCGCGGGGCGCTTCATGGCCTCGGTGGCGCGCACCGAACGCAAGGTGACGAACGGCGCCCAGACGCATCGCACCACCTGGGCGGCCGGCTACGACCACTTCCTGTCGAAACGGACCGACCTGTACGCGGTCTACATGCGCGACCGGCTGACGGACTTTCGCGGCAACGGCAGCGTGGGGTTCGGCATGCGTCACCGCTTCTGA
- a CDS encoding LysR substrate-binding domain-containing protein — protein MDLKQLEYFIRVAELGSFTRASTVIDIAQPALSRQVRQLEVELRQNLLVRNGRGVVPTDAGKRLLEHGRGILHQVERAKEDMGRMRGALAGRVAVGLPPSVAGVLTVPLVRSVRERLPDAALSITESLSTAMQESLLTGRLDIALLYNPQPSTDVDSETVLEEELFLVSAIKGTGRGRRGAPLALAQLADQPLVIPTRPNAIRMLVEAQLGAIGRRPSIALEIDGVPAILALVADGAGHAVLSRNAVAIAERSQRYAIRPIAEPGLRSRLALAASSQRPVTRTQRAMGELLRELVEQYLGAGAAQKR, from the coding sequence ATGGACCTGAAACAGCTGGAGTACTTCATTCGCGTGGCCGAGCTCGGCAGCTTCACCCGGGCATCGACGGTGATCGACATCGCCCAGCCCGCATTGAGCCGCCAGGTGCGCCAGCTGGAAGTCGAGCTGCGGCAGAACCTGCTGGTGCGCAACGGCCGCGGCGTGGTGCCGACCGATGCCGGCAAGCGGCTGCTGGAACATGGCCGCGGCATCCTGCACCAGGTGGAGCGTGCGAAGGAAGACATGGGCCGCATGCGCGGCGCGCTGGCCGGGCGTGTGGCAGTCGGCCTGCCGCCGAGCGTGGCCGGCGTGCTGACAGTGCCGCTGGTGCGCTCCGTGCGCGAGCGGCTGCCCGACGCGGCGCTCTCGATCACCGAAAGCCTCTCGACCGCGATGCAGGAATCGCTGCTCACCGGGCGGCTGGACATCGCGCTGCTCTACAACCCGCAGCCTTCGACCGACGTGGACAGCGAGACGGTGCTGGAGGAAGAGTTGTTCCTCGTGAGCGCCATCAAGGGCACGGGACGCGGCAGGCGCGGCGCGCCGCTCGCGCTGGCGCAACTGGCCGATCAGCCGCTGGTGATTCCGACCCGGCCCAACGCGATCCGCATGCTGGTCGAGGCGCAGCTGGGCGCCATCGGGCGGCGGCCGAGCATCGCGCTGGAGATCGACGGCGTGCCCGCCATCCTCGCGCTGGTGGCCGACGGCGCGGGCCATGCGGTGCTGTCGCGCAATGCGGTGGCCATTGCGGAGCGCTCGCAGCGCTATGCGATCCGGCCGATTGCCGAGCCCGGCCTGCGCAGCAGGCTGGCGCTGGCGGCCAGCTCGCAGCGCCCCGTCACGCGCACGCAGCGCGCCATGGGTGAGCTGCTGCGAGAGCTCGTCGAACAGTACCTGGGCGCGGGCGCCGCTCAGAAGCGGTGA